In Methanonatronarchaeum sp. AMET-Sl, one genomic interval encodes:
- a CDS encoding Xaa-Pro peptidase family protein: protein MVLDLLEEKDLDCLLVFSESYHNSNMYYLSSFLSGDPFVYFKTKEKECLVVPGMEVERAREDSDIEICSLSMFGEEQNRYLGAIKKLLNDYDCNKIGVPDEFPVKISKKLSEFDLFPIDLSKLRDVKDNWEVDYIEGVQKTAESGMEVALEILKESELVEGKLFYKDKPLTSDYIRYKINIELLRNNCISMDTIVSSGNETASPHKPGSGVLDPTPIIIDIFPKNRENRYCGDITRTFSKTKNEKAYQVYQDVQKAQEIGFKEIKKNGVTGAVVHNAVCEYFENKGYDTPRTGGETGFIHSTGHGVGLDLHEHPRLGKGGSELKKGHVVTIEPGIYDPSFGGIRIEDLVVITEKSFKNLTSFDKEFYI from the coding sequence ATGGTTTTGGATTTATTGGAAGAAAAAGATTTAGATTGTTTATTAGTTTTTTCTGAATCTTATCATAATTCTAATATGTATTATCTGTCCTCTTTTTTAAGTGGCGATCCATTTGTTTATTTTAAGACTAAAGAAAAGGAGTGTCTTGTTGTACCAGGTATGGAGGTTGAGAGAGCTAGGGAGGACAGTGATATAGAGATATGTTCTTTATCGATGTTTGGAGAAGAACAGAATCGGTATTTAGGCGCTATTAAAAAACTTTTGAATGATTATGATTGTAATAAAATTGGGGTTCCAGATGAGTTTCCGGTGAAGATAAGTAAAAAACTCAGTGAGTTTGATTTATTTCCTATCGATCTATCTAAATTAAGAGATGTTAAAGATAACTGGGAGGTTGATTATATAGAAGGTGTTCAGAAAACGGCTGAATCAGGCATGGAGGTAGCTTTAGAGATTTTAAAAGAATCAGAATTAGTTGAAGGTAAGTTATTTTATAAAGATAAGCCTTTAACTTCCGATTACATTAGATATAAAATTAATATAGAGTTGTTGCGGAATAATTGTATCTCAATGGATACAATTGTCTCTTCTGGTAATGAGACAGCCAGTCCCCATAAACCTGGTTCAGGGGTATTAGATCCAACTCCAATAATAATTGATATATTTCCTAAAAACAGAGAAAACAGGTATTGTGGAGATATTACGAGAACTTTTTCTAAAACTAAAAACGAAAAAGCATATCAAGTCTATCAAGATGTACAAAAGGCTCAGGAAATTGGTTTTAAAGAAATAAAGAAGAATGGAGTAACAGGTGCAGTTGTGCATAATGCTGTTTGTGAATACTTTGAGAACAAAGGCTATGATACGCCTAGGACCGGTGGTGAGACAGGGTTTATCCATTCAACTGGCCATGGTGTTGGACTCGACCTACATGAACATCCAAGGCTCGGTAAAGGAGGTTCTGAACTAAAAAAAGGTCATGTTGTAACGATTGAACCAGGGATCTATGACCCCAGTTTTGGGGGAATCAGGATAGAAGACCTGGTTGTAATAACTGAAAAATCATTTAAAAACCTAACCAGCTTTGATAAGGAGTTCTATATCTAG
- a CDS encoding putative RNA uridine N3 methyltransferase translates to MKKTAQEIRVLIPSSLTVESRDKKVKTVKIGYVARAAAIFKVDSIRIYRDEAHDESKLIKKILEYSETPPYLKKKVFGLDNDLRYVGTIPPLQIPSHNVEKETKVGEIREGFVLEKFGDERVGSDYCARVYIGLDRPALLANCSDVSENQRITVRTISCDDKIVVEKVPPNEVPLYWGFDVGICDLDTELQMLKQKGWSIISTSRKGEVVTKDSNDKYLTDRNAIIFGSPDKGVRHITERMDLVDQEINTIPDQGTKTVRTEEAIHSTLTILNLNRK, encoded by the coding sequence ATGAAGAAAACAGCACAAGAGATTAGGGTACTAATCCCCTCTTCGCTAACTGTCGAGTCAAGGGACAAGAAGGTTAAAACGGTAAAGATCGGGTATGTTGCTAGGGCTGCAGCGATTTTTAAGGTTGACAGCATAAGGATATACAGGGATGAGGCTCATGATGAGTCAAAATTGATAAAGAAAATCCTTGAATATTCAGAAACTCCTCCATACCTGAAGAAAAAGGTTTTCGGGTTGGATAACGACCTTAGATACGTAGGTACGATACCGCCACTGCAGATTCCAAGCCATAACGTTGAAAAAGAAACAAAGGTCGGCGAAATAAGAGAGGGATTTGTGTTAGAAAAGTTTGGTGATGAGAGAGTAGGTTCTGATTACTGCGCAAGGGTGTATATCGGTCTCGATCGACCAGCCCTTCTCGCTAATTGTAGTGATGTAAGCGAGAATCAGCGCATAACTGTCAGGACTATTTCCTGCGATGACAAAATAGTGGTGGAAAAGGTCCCACCCAATGAAGTACCCTTGTATTGGGGATTTGATGTAGGTATCTGTGACCTAGATACTGAGCTTCAAATGCTTAAACAAAAAGGATGGAGTATAATATCCACTTCAAGGAAAGGAGAAGTGGTTACAAAAGACTCCAACGATAAGTATCTAACAGACAGAAACGCCATTATATTTGGATCCCCAGACAAAGGAGTCAGACATATTACAGAAAGAATGGACCTTGTTGACCAGGAGATAAACACCATTCCAGATCAAGGTACTAAGACAGTTAGAACTGAAGAAGCAATCCACTCCACATTGACGATATTGAACTTGAATAGAAAGTAA